The genomic region CGCCTATCCTCCCTAGCGTCAAACAAACGTCCCGGCATACCATAGCCCGGCTGTGCCCTCAACTTCTTCAACACTAAAGCTCGAACCTCCATGATCTCATCCGATTTGGCTTGTGTAATGTTTGCGCGGTACCCTAGTGGGGTCTCTTGGATGGTCTGAAGCATCCACCTAAGGTGTGCTGCACCTTCTTCCGTGCCCTCTTGAGCTAGCGCGAGCTGGTAACGCTTGATGAGAAAGTCTTTGTAGTTGTGGACGCCGGTGGACGATATGTTGTAGGCTGGGTTGCCGGTGGTTGACATGGTGGTCGGATGGATCTCAGGTATTGTGTGGAGTGGTCGAAGTGTTAGTTGTATGGTTGTGGGACCTGGAAAGTTGTGGTTGAGTGTTGTCTGGTCAGCCGAAGGAAGACTGCGTGTCAGTATATATAAGCGTTGAGCTGATGTGGCAGGCATGTCGCAGAGCAGGTCTACGACATCAGCAGATGTCTGGAATGGCGTAACATGCCTGTCTCACTCTTGTGACGAAAGGATATGACACCGAGCGTCTTGAATGTCTGAGACAAGAGAACTTGCCTTTGGCTGGCGAAGCGGAATGAGCTCCAGCATCCTTAATATCTACAGCAGCTTCTTATCctcctccgccttctcctgCTTCCACTTCTCGAAGTTATATCCAACATCTTCAAGACTCGTTCTCTGATGTCTCTCATCTGCTAGATCCTGGAAAGCCTTCTTAATGCTCGGGAACCTTTCTCGTGTCCAATACTCCTTCTCGCCCCAGCGAGGCGGCGTTTTGCCAATCTTCTTGACACCATCGGCCTGCGACTGATCGTCGACACTAACAGCCCAATCATGCAGCATATTGATGAACTCTGCATCTTTTGGGAACTTCAGGACATGAAAGCTCCTACCATCACCCATCTCCTCGACTGTTTCAACCTCCCAATCTTCCATCTCGCCGGGGCTTGGAAGTGTAAGCCGACCTGAAAAGACTCTCGCAATGACTGCAGCTTGGGCCTCTGAGAATGGGAATGGAATGACTTTCTGATTGAGCACCGTGAATGCTAGGCTGGGATTCGGTCTGTAGAACGTGTGCAGATATGTGTTCTCGACCCTCTCGCCAGTCGTGATTAAGGGTGGATCCAGGTTTCGGACGAATGGAAAGCTGTAGAAGTAGCCTGTGCAGTAAAGGATGGAATCTATGTTGCTCTCGATTGTGCCATCTGCGAAACGGACACTGCGGTCTTTCAAAATATACTCAACAATCTCCGGCTTTTCTTGCTTACCAGGACTTGGATCGCCCACCTGCAGATATGATTCGGACTTTTGTGACATCAGCAGAGGATGCTGAGACACTGTCGCGATCTGAGCCCCAATGTCAATGCCGGAGGCAGAGTTGCCTACTACGATGACCTTCTTGCCAGTGTAGTGTTCTGGCTTGCGATACAACTTGGAATGTGATATTATCCCTGGGTATGCCGAGTTCCAGGCTTCGATGCCAGCAGCGGAGGGGATGTAAGGTATGTCGTAGTGACCATTGGCGACGATTACAGCATCAAAGTCGTGCTCCTGAACGTCGTGCCGCTCGCTTTTGCTCACTGCCTGTGTCGTGATATGCCATGTTCCGTCGTCCTTCTCGTGAACGTCTAGGACCTGAGTATTGAACGAGATGAGGTGCCTGACGCCCTCAGCATGACGTTCAAGGTATGCCAGAACATCATCATGCTTTGGAAACAGCTGGGTGTTTTCCGGCCAGGCTAGGGCCGAGAAGCCCATCAGACTACGAGGAATATTTGTCTCCAGCCTTTCATATAGCGGCGTCAGAAACGCCGCCTGCTCTTCTACATCTTTCCCAAGCAGCTTGGACGCATTGCTGTGCCGCCAGAGAGGCTTAGCAACGGCCGAATGAGGGTTCGTCTGAGGTACCGAGACATCCTTTGGGGACGCCTCATCGTATGGTACATAGTTCCATATCCCACCCACTCCAGATCGTTGCTCGAAGACTGTGATTCGGGAGAAGGCTCGTTCGGCGAGGAGATACCTACAACCATGTGAGTGCCAATGCTTCGCCATGCCGCAGTGTCGTCCTGACCCTACTTCGCCGCTGCTACACCACTGGGACCGGCCCCGATGATTGCTACACTGTCTGCTTTGAAGCGGCTCTCAGCTTCGAGGGAGCCCATGATTGCAGACCTACTGAAGCGTGATCTATGTCGCAGCCCGCGAACCAGTGCACGAACTGCACTCGTATGGTGAGAAGAAGTTCACTCGAAGCGGGTCATGTTGAGGCTCTTCGTCGGCAATTGCATGCGCGATCTGCGAGATCGGCGGCGCGTCGCGGTTGGCA from Fulvia fulva chromosome 10, complete sequence harbors:
- a CDS encoding Thiol-specific monooxygenase: MGSLEAESRFKADSVAIIGAGPSGVAAAKYLLAERAFSRITVFEQRSGVGGIWNYVPYDEASPKDVSVPQTNPHSAVAKPLWRHSNASKLLGKDVEEQAAFLTPLYERLETNIPRSLMGFSALAWPENTQLFPKHDDVLAYLERHAEGVRHLISFNTQVLDVHEKDDGTWHITTQAVSKSERHDVQEHDFDAVIVANGHYDIPYIPSAAGIEAWNSAYPGIISHSKLYRKPEHYTGKKVIVVGNSASGIDIGAQIATVSQHPLLMSQKSESYLQVGDPSPGKQEKPEIVEYILKDRSVRFADGTIESNIDSILYCTGYFYSFPFVRNLDPPLITTGERVENTYLHTFYRPNPSLAFTVLNQKVIPFPFSEAQAAVIARVFSGRLTLPSPGEMEDWEVETVEEMGDGRSFHVLKFPKDAEFINMLHDWAVSVDDQSQADGVKKIGKTPPRWGEKEYWTRERFPSIKKAFQDLADERHQRTSLEDVGYNFEKWKQEKAEEDKKLL